In one Rattus rattus isolate New Zealand chromosome 16, Rrattus_CSIRO_v1, whole genome shotgun sequence genomic region, the following are encoded:
- the Anapc5 gene encoding anaphase-promoting complex subunit 5 isoform X1 — MMTNGVVHANLFGIKDWVTPYKIAVLVLLNEMGRTGEGAVSLVERRKLNQLLLPLLQGPDITLSKLYKLIEESCPQLANSVQIRIKLMAEGELKDLEQFFDDLSDSFSGTEPEVHKTSVVGLFLRHMILAYSKLSFSQVFKLYTALQQYFQNGEKKTVEDADMDREDGERQMEKEELDVSVREEEVSCSGPLSQKQAEFFLSQQAALLKNDETKALTPASLQKELNNLLKFNPDFAEAHYLSYLNNLRVQDVFSSTHSLLHYFDRLILTGAEGKSNGEEGYGRSLRYAALNLAALHCRFGHYQQAELALQEAIRIAQESNDHVCLQHCLSWLYVLGQKRADSYVLLEHSVKKAVHFGLPYLASLGIQSLVQQRAFAGKTANKLMDALKDSDLLHWKHSLSELIDISIAQKTAIWRLYGRSTMALQQAQMLLSMNSLESLSAGVQQNNTESFAVALCHLAELHAEQGCFAAAGEVLKHLKERFPPNSQHAQLWMLCDQKIQFDRAMNDGKFHLADSLVTGITALNGIEGVYRKAVVLQAQNQMTAAHRLLQKLLTYCQKLKNTEMVISVLLSVAELYWRSSSPTIAMPVLLEALALSKEYRLQYLASETVLNLAYAQLILGIPEQALTLLHMAIEPILADGAILDKGRAMFLVSKCQVASAASYDPVKKAEALEAAIQNLTEAKNYFAKVDCRERIRDVSYFQARLYHALGKTQERNHCAMIFRQLHQELPSHGVPLINHL, encoded by the exons ATGATGACCAACGGGGTAGTGCACGCCAACTTGTTTGGCATCAAGGACTGGGTGACGCCCTATAAGATCGCGGTCCTGGTGCTGCTGAACGAGATGGGCCGCACGGGAGAGGGTGCCGTCAGCCTTGTGGAGCGGCGGAAGCTCAACCAGCTGCTCCTGCCACTGCTGCAG GGCCCAGATATTACACTGTCAAAGCTGTACAAACTAATTGAAGAATCGTGTCCTCAGCTGGCAAATTCAGTGCAGATCAG AATCAAACTGATGGCTGAAGGCGAATTGAAGGATCTGGAACAATTTTTTGATGACCTTTCAGATTCCTTTTCTGGAACTGAACCAGAGGTTCACAAAACAAGTGTAGTAG GTCTGTTTCTGCGTCACATGATCTTGGCCTACAGCAAGCTTTCCTTCAGTCAAGTGTTCAAGCTGTACACTGCCCTGCAGCAGTACTTCCAGAACGGGGAGAAAAAGACAGTGGAAGACGCTGACATGgacagagaggatggagagagacagatggagaaggaggagctcGACGTGTCTGTCAG AGAAGAGGAGGTATCTTGCAGTGGTCCTCTGTCCCAAAAACAAGcagaattttttctttctcagcag GCTGCTTTGTTGAAGAATGACGAGACTAAAGCCCTCACCCCAGCCTCCTTGCAGAAGGAGTTGAACAACCTGTTGAAATTTAATCCTGATTTTGCTGAAGCT CATTACCTCAGCTACTTAAACAACCTCCGTGTTCAAGATGTTTTCAGCTCAACGCACAGCCTCCTTCATTATTTTGACCGCCTGATTCTCACTGGAGCAGAGGGTAAAAGTAATGGGGAAGAAGGTTATGGCCGGAGCCTAAGATACGCCGCTCTCAACCTGGCTGCCCTGCACTGCCGCTTCGGCCACTA TCAACAGGCAGAGCTCGCCCTGCAGGAGGCAATTAGGATTGCCCAGGAGTCCAACGATCACGTGTGTCTGCAGCACTGTTTG AGCTGGCTTTATGTGCTGGGGCAGAAGAGAGCCGATAGCTATGTTCTTCTGGAGCATTCTGTGAAGAAAGCAGTGCATTTTGGGTTACCG TACCTCGCCTCCCTGGGAATACAGTCCCTTGTTCAACAGAGAGCTTTCGCTGGGAAGACGGCCAACAAACTGATGGATGCCCTAAAGGACTCCGACCTCCTGCACTGGAAACACAGCTTGTCAGAGCTTATCGACATCAGCATCGCACAGAAAACGGCCATCTGGAGGCTGTACGGCCGCAG CACCATGGCACTGCAGCAAGCCCAGATGCTGCTGAGCATGAACAGCCTGGAGTCGCTGAGCGCAGGTGTGCAGCAGAACAACACCGAGTCCTTTGCCGTCGCTCTCTGCCATCTTGCAGAGCTGCATGCAGAACAG GGCTGTTTCGCTGCTGCCGGGGAAGTACTGAAGCACTTGAAGGAACGGTTCCCACCCAACAGTCAGCATGCCCAG TTATGGATGCTGTGTGATCAAAAAATACAGTTTGACAGAGCAATGAATGATGGTAAATTCCATTTGGCTGACTCGCTTGTTACGGGAATCACAGCACTTAATGGCATAGAAGGAGTATACAG AAAAGCAGTGGTGCTGCAAGCTCAGAACCAGATGACAGCGGCACACAGGCTTTTGCAGAAGTTGCTGACGTACTGTCAGAAGTTGAAGAACACAGAGATGGTCATCAG cgTCCTCCTGTCGGTGGCAGAGCTGTACTGGCGATCTTCCTCCCCGACCATCGCCATGCCTGtgctcctggaagctctggcccTCTCCAAAGAATACCGGTTACAGTACTTGGCCTCTGAAACTGTGCTCAACTTGGCTTATGCCCAG CTCATCCTGGGGATCCCAGAACAGGCCTTAACCCTTCTCCACATGGCTATTGAGCCCATCCTGGCTGATGGGGCCATCCTGGACAAAGGCCGTGCCATGTTCTTAGTGTCCAAGTGCCAAGTGGCTTCAGCAGCTTCCTATGACCCAGTGAAGAAAGCAGAAG CTCTGGAAGCAGCCATTCAGAACCTCACTGAAGCCAAGAACTACTTTGCAAAAGTTGACTGTAGAGAGCGCATCAGGGATGTGTCGTACTTCCAGGCCAGGCTGTACCACGCCCTCGGCAAGACCCAGGAGAGGAACCACTGTGCCATGATCTTCCGGCAGCTGCACCAGGAGCTGCCTTCCCATGGGGTGCCCCTGATTAACCATCTCTAG
- the Anapc5 gene encoding anaphase-promoting complex subunit 5 isoform X2: MMTNGVVHANLFGIKDWVTPYKIAVLVLLNEMGRTGEGAVSLVERRKLNQLLLPLLQGPDITLSKLYKLIEESCPQLANSVQIRIKLMAEGELKDLEQFFDDLSDSFSGTEPEVHKTSVVGLFLRHMILAYSKLSFSQVFKLYTALQQYFQNGEKKTVEDADMDREDGERQMEKEELDVSVREEEVSCSGPLSQKQAEFFLSQQAALLKNDETKALTPASLQKELNNLLKFNPDFAEAHYLSYLNNLRVQDVFSSTHSLLHYFDRLILTGAEGKSNGEEGYGRSLRYAALNLAALHCRFGHYQQAELALQEAIRIAQESNDHVCLQHCLSWLYVLGQKRADSYVLLEHSVKKAVHFGLPRAFAGKTANKLMDALKDSDLLHWKHSLSELIDISIAQKTAIWRLYGRSTMALQQAQMLLSMNSLESLSAGVQQNNTESFAVALCHLAELHAEQGCFAAAGEVLKHLKERFPPNSQHAQLWMLCDQKIQFDRAMNDGKFHLADSLVTGITALNGIEGVYRKAVVLQAQNQMTAAHRLLQKLLTYCQKLKNTEMVISVLLSVAELYWRSSSPTIAMPVLLEALALSKEYRLQYLASETVLNLAYAQLILGIPEQALTLLHMAIEPILADGAILDKGRAMFLVSKCQVASAASYDPVKKAEALEAAIQNLTEAKNYFAKVDCRERIRDVSYFQARLYHALGKTQERNHCAMIFRQLHQELPSHGVPLINHL, translated from the exons ATGATGACCAACGGGGTAGTGCACGCCAACTTGTTTGGCATCAAGGACTGGGTGACGCCCTATAAGATCGCGGTCCTGGTGCTGCTGAACGAGATGGGCCGCACGGGAGAGGGTGCCGTCAGCCTTGTGGAGCGGCGGAAGCTCAACCAGCTGCTCCTGCCACTGCTGCAG GGCCCAGATATTACACTGTCAAAGCTGTACAAACTAATTGAAGAATCGTGTCCTCAGCTGGCAAATTCAGTGCAGATCAG AATCAAACTGATGGCTGAAGGCGAATTGAAGGATCTGGAACAATTTTTTGATGACCTTTCAGATTCCTTTTCTGGAACTGAACCAGAGGTTCACAAAACAAGTGTAGTAG GTCTGTTTCTGCGTCACATGATCTTGGCCTACAGCAAGCTTTCCTTCAGTCAAGTGTTCAAGCTGTACACTGCCCTGCAGCAGTACTTCCAGAACGGGGAGAAAAAGACAGTGGAAGACGCTGACATGgacagagaggatggagagagacagatggagaaggaggagctcGACGTGTCTGTCAG AGAAGAGGAGGTATCTTGCAGTGGTCCTCTGTCCCAAAAACAAGcagaattttttctttctcagcag GCTGCTTTGTTGAAGAATGACGAGACTAAAGCCCTCACCCCAGCCTCCTTGCAGAAGGAGTTGAACAACCTGTTGAAATTTAATCCTGATTTTGCTGAAGCT CATTACCTCAGCTACTTAAACAACCTCCGTGTTCAAGATGTTTTCAGCTCAACGCACAGCCTCCTTCATTATTTTGACCGCCTGATTCTCACTGGAGCAGAGGGTAAAAGTAATGGGGAAGAAGGTTATGGCCGGAGCCTAAGATACGCCGCTCTCAACCTGGCTGCCCTGCACTGCCGCTTCGGCCACTA TCAACAGGCAGAGCTCGCCCTGCAGGAGGCAATTAGGATTGCCCAGGAGTCCAACGATCACGTGTGTCTGCAGCACTGTTTG AGCTGGCTTTATGTGCTGGGGCAGAAGAGAGCCGATAGCTATGTTCTTCTGGAGCATTCTGTGAAGAAAGCAGTGCATTTTGGGTTACCG AGAGCTTTCGCTGGGAAGACGGCCAACAAACTGATGGATGCCCTAAAGGACTCCGACCTCCTGCACTGGAAACACAGCTTGTCAGAGCTTATCGACATCAGCATCGCACAGAAAACGGCCATCTGGAGGCTGTACGGCCGCAG CACCATGGCACTGCAGCAAGCCCAGATGCTGCTGAGCATGAACAGCCTGGAGTCGCTGAGCGCAGGTGTGCAGCAGAACAACACCGAGTCCTTTGCCGTCGCTCTCTGCCATCTTGCAGAGCTGCATGCAGAACAG GGCTGTTTCGCTGCTGCCGGGGAAGTACTGAAGCACTTGAAGGAACGGTTCCCACCCAACAGTCAGCATGCCCAG TTATGGATGCTGTGTGATCAAAAAATACAGTTTGACAGAGCAATGAATGATGGTAAATTCCATTTGGCTGACTCGCTTGTTACGGGAATCACAGCACTTAATGGCATAGAAGGAGTATACAG AAAAGCAGTGGTGCTGCAAGCTCAGAACCAGATGACAGCGGCACACAGGCTTTTGCAGAAGTTGCTGACGTACTGTCAGAAGTTGAAGAACACAGAGATGGTCATCAG cgTCCTCCTGTCGGTGGCAGAGCTGTACTGGCGATCTTCCTCCCCGACCATCGCCATGCCTGtgctcctggaagctctggcccTCTCCAAAGAATACCGGTTACAGTACTTGGCCTCTGAAACTGTGCTCAACTTGGCTTATGCCCAG CTCATCCTGGGGATCCCAGAACAGGCCTTAACCCTTCTCCACATGGCTATTGAGCCCATCCTGGCTGATGGGGCCATCCTGGACAAAGGCCGTGCCATGTTCTTAGTGTCCAAGTGCCAAGTGGCTTCAGCAGCTTCCTATGACCCAGTGAAGAAAGCAGAAG CTCTGGAAGCAGCCATTCAGAACCTCACTGAAGCCAAGAACTACTTTGCAAAAGTTGACTGTAGAGAGCGCATCAGGGATGTGTCGTACTTCCAGGCCAGGCTGTACCACGCCCTCGGCAAGACCCAGGAGAGGAACCACTGTGCCATGATCTTCCGGCAGCTGCACCAGGAGCTGCCTTCCCATGGGGTGCCCCTGATTAACCATCTCTAG